The Cyanobacteria bacterium QS_8_64_29 genome includes a window with the following:
- a CDS encoding AI-2E family transporter — MTEQSEQRISLSSRNLLVGAAIAFAVLLLWQLRSLLVVLMIATVLASALAPIVNNAQRLGVPRILSVLLVYLVLLSGLAGAGLLMGPTVIEQIQRLVRQLPAYLEAARALVQDTVVRLGMTEPQALEQLNQFFDVQSLTGWIVGSGQQVLVRSYGFTRGVIGGVLSLVLAVLLSGYMLSGSQRLIRGIVNLFPQPWNQRLAAQVKPVSQRMGGYIQGRVLVSAILGVAVTVGLSALSFSEFALGLGAIAGVTNLIPFFGPLLGSIPALIVATSQGGWAMLWVLLLFAVIQNVETYVLDPLLVGTSVRVHPLYQLLAVLGGAQVLGIIGALIVPPWVAGSAVLLEELYLHPKQEAEGQAAAAPVGAQPEAPGAVSMR, encoded by the coding sequence ATGACTGAGCAGTCCGAACAGCGCATCTCCCTCTCCAGCCGTAACCTGCTCGTTGGAGCCGCGATCGCGTTTGCGGTCCTGCTGCTGTGGCAGCTGCGCAGCCTGCTGGTGGTGCTGATGATTGCCACCGTGCTGGCCTCGGCGCTGGCGCCCATCGTCAACAACGCGCAAAGACTGGGCGTTCCGCGCATTCTGTCGGTTCTTTTGGTGTATTTGGTCTTGCTGTCTGGTTTGGCCGGCGCTGGGTTGCTAATGGGCCCGACCGTGATCGAGCAGATCCAGCGCCTGGTCCGGCAGCTACCAGCCTATTTGGAAGCAGCCCGCGCGCTGGTGCAAGATACGGTCGTGCGCTTGGGCATGACCGAGCCGCAAGCGCTGGAGCAGCTCAACCAGTTTTTTGACGTCCAGTCCTTAACCGGTTGGATCGTGGGCTCCGGCCAGCAGGTACTGGTACGCTCCTACGGCTTCACGCGCGGGGTCATCGGCGGCGTACTCAGCCTGGTACTGGCCGTGTTGCTCTCGGGCTACATGCTGTCGGGCTCGCAGCGCTTGATCCGCGGCATCGTCAATCTGTTTCCGCAACCGTGGAACCAGCGTCTCGCCGCTCAGGTCAAGCCGGTCAGCCAGCGCATGGGCGGCTACATCCAAGGCCGGGTCCTGGTCTCGGCCATTTTGGGCGTGGCGGTGACAGTTGGGCTCTCGGCCCTGAGCTTTTCCGAATTTGCCTTGGGCTTGGGCGCCATTGCCGGCGTCACCAATCTCATCCCCTTCTTCGGCCCCCTTCTGGGCTCGATTCCGGCGCTGATCGTGGCCACCTCGCAAGGGGGTTGGGCCATGCTGTGGGTGCTGCTGCTGTTTGCGGTCATCCAAAACGTCGAGACCTACGTGCTCGACCCGCTGCTGGTGGGCACCTCGGTTCGCGTTCACCCGCTGTACCAGCTGCTAGCCGTTTTGGGCGGTGCGCAGGTGCTGGGCATTATCGGCGCGCTGATCGTGCCGCCGTGGGTGGCCGGCAGCGCCGTCCTGTTGGAGGAGCTCTACCTGCACCCCAAACAGGAAGCCGAAGGGCAAGCAGCGGCAGCGCCAGTGGGGGCGCAACCCGAAGCGCCCG